A genomic segment from Enoplosus armatus isolate fEnoArm2 chromosome 12, fEnoArm2.hap1, whole genome shotgun sequence encodes:
- the akt3a gene encoding RAC-gamma serine/threonine-protein kinase isoform X1 has product MSDVTIVREGWLQKRGEYIKNWRPRYFLLKTDGSFIGYKEKPQDADLPYPLNNFSVAKCQLMKTERPKPNTFIIRCLQWTTVIERTFHVDSPDERDEWTEAIQMVADKLQRQEEERIQCSPTSNIDNMVEEEMDISTTHHKRKTMSDFDYLKLLGKGTFGKVILVREKASGKYYAMKILKKEVIIAKDEVAHTLTESRVLKNTRHPFLTSLKYSFQTKDRLCFVMEYVNGGELFFHLSRERVFSEERTRFYGAEIVSALDYLHSAKIVYRDLKLENLMLDKDGHIKITDFGLCKEGITDAATMKTFCGTPEYLAPEVLEDNDYGRAVDWWGLGVVTYEMMCGRLPFYNQDHEKLFELILMEDIKFPRTLTSDAKSLLSGLLIKDPNKRLGGGPDDAKEIMRHSFFSGVDWQDVYDKKLVPPFKPQVTSETDTRYFDEEFTAQTITITPPEKFDEDGMDCLDNERRPHFPQFSYSASGRE; this is encoded by the exons ATGAGCGATGTCACCATCGTTAGAGAGGGATGGCTCCAGAAACGGG GTGAATACATAAAGAACTGGCGACCGCGTTACTTCCTGTTGAAGACAGACGGCTCCTTCATCGGCTACAAAGAGAAACCTCAGGATGCCGACCTGCCCTACCCCTTAAATAACTTCTCTGTAGCAA AATGTCAGCTGATGAAGACGGAGAGGCCGAAGCCAAACACCTTCATCATACGCTGCCTCCAGTGGACCACCGTCATCGAGAGGACCTTCCATGTGGACTCGCCTGATGAGAG AGATGAGTGGACGGAGGCCATCCAGATGGTGGCTGACAAGCtgcagagacaagaggaggaaaggatCCAGTGCAGCCCCACCTCCAACATCGACAACATGGTCGAGGAGGAGATGGACATCTCCACCACACACCACAAACGCAAG ACAATGAGTGACTTTGACTACCTGAAGCTGCTGGGAAAAGGAACCTTTGGTAAAGTGATTCTTGTTCGAGAAAAGGCCAGCGGGAAATACTACGCCATGAAAATCCTTAAAAAAGAAGTCATCATAGCCAAG GATGAAGtggctcacacactcacagagagcAGAGTACTGAAAAACACCCGACATCCCTTTCTCACT TCATTGAAGTATTCATTCCAGACTAAAGACCGCCTGTGTTTCGTCATGGAGTATGTGAATGGAGGAGAg ctgtttttccatttgtccaGAGAGCGGGTGTTCTCGGAGGAGCGCACACGCTTCTACGGCGCAGAGATTGTCTCGGCTCTCGACTACCTGCATTCAGCCAAGATTGTGTACCGGGACCTCAAG TTGGAAAACCTGATGCTGGATAAAGACGGCCATATCAAGATCACTGACTTTGGCCTCTGCAAGGAGGGAATCACAGACGCTGCTACCATGAAGACCTTCTGTGGCACACCAGAGTACCTCGCACCTGAg GTCCTGGAGGACAACGACTATGGTCGGGCGGTGGACTGGTGGGGTTTGGGTGTGGTGACGTACGAAATGATGTGCGGCCGACTGCCGTTCTACAACCAGGACCACGAGAAGCTGTTTGAGCTCATCCTCATGGAGGACATCAAGTTCCCGCGCACTCTGACGTCCGACGCCAAGTCCCTGCTGTCCGGCCTGCTCATCAAAGACCCCAACAAACG gCTCGGCGGAGGACCAGATGACGCTAAAGAAATAATGAGACACAGTTTCTTCTCTGGCGTTGACTGGCAGGATGTCTATGATAAGAAG CTGGTCCCACCCTTCAAGCCTCAGGTGACGTCGGAGACAGACACCAGATACTTTGATGAGGAATTCACAGCCCAGACCATCACAATCACTCCACCAGAGAAAT
- the akt3a gene encoding RAC-gamma serine/threonine-protein kinase isoform X2, which produces MHNEIVYKDGWLIKRGEYIKNWRPRYFLLKTDGSFIGYKEKPQDADLPYPLNNFSVAKCQLMKTERPKPNTFIIRCLQWTTVIERTFHVDSPDERDEWTEAIQMVADKLQRQEEERIQCSPTSNIDNMVEEEMDISTTHHKRKTMSDFDYLKLLGKGTFGKVILVREKASGKYYAMKILKKEVIIAKDEVAHTLTESRVLKNTRHPFLTSLKYSFQTKDRLCFVMEYVNGGELFFHLSRERVFSEERTRFYGAEIVSALDYLHSAKIVYRDLKLENLMLDKDGHIKITDFGLCKEGITDAATMKTFCGTPEYLAPEVLEDNDYGRAVDWWGLGVVTYEMMCGRLPFYNQDHEKLFELILMEDIKFPRTLTSDAKSLLSGLLIKDPNKRLGGGPDDAKEIMRHSFFSGVDWQDVYDKKLVPPFKPQVTSETDTRYFDEEFTAQTITITPPEKFDEDGMDCLDNERRPHFPQFSYSASGRE; this is translated from the exons atgcacaatgaaATTGTGTACAAA GACGGGTGGTTAATTAAAAGGG GTGAATACATAAAGAACTGGCGACCGCGTTACTTCCTGTTGAAGACAGACGGCTCCTTCATCGGCTACAAAGAGAAACCTCAGGATGCCGACCTGCCCTACCCCTTAAATAACTTCTCTGTAGCAA AATGTCAGCTGATGAAGACGGAGAGGCCGAAGCCAAACACCTTCATCATACGCTGCCTCCAGTGGACCACCGTCATCGAGAGGACCTTCCATGTGGACTCGCCTGATGAGAG AGATGAGTGGACGGAGGCCATCCAGATGGTGGCTGACAAGCtgcagagacaagaggaggaaaggatCCAGTGCAGCCCCACCTCCAACATCGACAACATGGTCGAGGAGGAGATGGACATCTCCACCACACACCACAAACGCAAG ACAATGAGTGACTTTGACTACCTGAAGCTGCTGGGAAAAGGAACCTTTGGTAAAGTGATTCTTGTTCGAGAAAAGGCCAGCGGGAAATACTACGCCATGAAAATCCTTAAAAAAGAAGTCATCATAGCCAAG GATGAAGtggctcacacactcacagagagcAGAGTACTGAAAAACACCCGACATCCCTTTCTCACT TCATTGAAGTATTCATTCCAGACTAAAGACCGCCTGTGTTTCGTCATGGAGTATGTGAATGGAGGAGAg ctgtttttccatttgtccaGAGAGCGGGTGTTCTCGGAGGAGCGCACACGCTTCTACGGCGCAGAGATTGTCTCGGCTCTCGACTACCTGCATTCAGCCAAGATTGTGTACCGGGACCTCAAG TTGGAAAACCTGATGCTGGATAAAGACGGCCATATCAAGATCACTGACTTTGGCCTCTGCAAGGAGGGAATCACAGACGCTGCTACCATGAAGACCTTCTGTGGCACACCAGAGTACCTCGCACCTGAg GTCCTGGAGGACAACGACTATGGTCGGGCGGTGGACTGGTGGGGTTTGGGTGTGGTGACGTACGAAATGATGTGCGGCCGACTGCCGTTCTACAACCAGGACCACGAGAAGCTGTTTGAGCTCATCCTCATGGAGGACATCAAGTTCCCGCGCACTCTGACGTCCGACGCCAAGTCCCTGCTGTCCGGCCTGCTCATCAAAGACCCCAACAAACG gCTCGGCGGAGGACCAGATGACGCTAAAGAAATAATGAGACACAGTTTCTTCTCTGGCGTTGACTGGCAGGATGTCTATGATAAGAAG CTGGTCCCACCCTTCAAGCCTCAGGTGACGTCGGAGACAGACACCAGATACTTTGATGAGGAATTCACAGCCCAGACCATCACAATCACTCCACCAGAGAAAT